Proteins from one Ranitomeya variabilis isolate aRanVar5 chromosome 1, aRanVar5.hap1, whole genome shotgun sequence genomic window:
- the LOC143793448 gene encoding putative N-acetyltransferase camello produces the protein MADYTIRVYKNRDYNAVRMLFAEGMVEHIPAAYVYLLKLPQAQFVLFISIITLFLISRSYLLSLVSLAIVLTAGRRLLTSEYHQYVDKCQREDLLDIEESYMASNNSCFWVVETNGRVVGMVGVQSAPRSSEVMVLRRLSVAKDKRHLGIASALCQKVMDFTQQRGYKMLTLETSMIQVAAHKLYEKLGFEKTDVKIIPSLFGRFSNFSILTYEYRIKD, from the coding sequence ATGGCTGACTACACCATACGGGTGTACAAGAATCGGGACTACAATGCCGTCCGTATGCTGTTTGCTGAAGGCATGGTGGAGCACATCCCGGCCGCTTATGTCTACTTGCTGAAGCTTCCCCAGGCCCAGTTTGTGCTCTTCATATCCATCATCACCCTGTTCCTAATCTCCAGGTCCTACCTACTCTCTCTAGTAAGCCTGGCCATTGTGTTAACTGCAGGACGGCGCTTACTGACCTCAGAGTACCACCAGTATGTGGACAAGTGCCAGAGAGAAGACTTGCTCGACATTGAGGAGTCCTACATGGCAAGTAACAACTCTTGTTTCTGGGTGGTGGAGACTAACGGCAGGGTCGTAGGCATGGTGGGCGTTCAGTCAGCCCCCCGCTCTAGTGAAGTCATGGTGTTGAGACGGCTGTCAGTGGCTAAGGACAAAAGACATCTAGGAATCGCCAGCGCTTTGTGCCAGAAGGTCATGGACTTCACTCAACAACGTGGCTACAAAATGCTGACTCTGGAAACGTCAATGATACAAGTCGCTGCTCATAAATTGTATGAAAAATTAGGCTTCGAAAAAACGGATGTGAAGATCATTCCATCACTGTTTGGAAGATTCTCCAATTTCTCTATCCTGACCTATGAATATCGGATTAAAGACTAG